From the Phalacrocorax carbo chromosome Z, bPhaCar2.1, whole genome shotgun sequence genome, the window TAGAATACCTATAAAGAACACCACAGCGTCTTAGTCTAAGCCTGGGCAATTGCACACGTACAGGAGTTACAAGGCTTGGAGGAAAAGACAAGCAAGTAAGGGAGTTTTTTGACCAAGAGGCAGGGGTGAAGTGCAATCAACTTCATTTGAGCTTGCATCCTGGAGCTTTATACAAATTGCAAAGTCAGTTTAATTACTTAGTTTATTTCTTTATGCTTTTAGAAACAACTATGGCTGGATTGAACAACAAATAGCAGGAAGTGAGGGTGAACTGCTTGTAGTCCTTCACTCATCCACTAATGCATACAAAACAAGCATCACAAGTTATTCACTGGCCCGTTTATGATGTCTGACATTGAACACCACCTCTAGGGTGATGCTCATCATCTTCATAGACTTCTCCATTATagtggtgttttcttttctgagacGGATCAAAGTCTACTAAATCCACTTGTTCCATTTCCTCAGTTTCTTCTATTTCCTGCCTTGTAGGAAGCAGTTTTTCAAGTAAAGACAGCTTATCTAAGGAGAGGAAGCCACTCTCTGGGAAGTTCACCTGAAATCATCAAGAACTGCGGTTACTCAAGTCTACCTGAATTGGCCATTTCCATCCCACTACAGGCTACATATCTGCCAAAGTCAGCTTTATCATCACAGATGACCTAAACCCAGTGctttaggaaacaaaaaattatcCAACATTTCTTCTGCCTCAGCCTACCCTCTGGAATAACCCTAGAAGCAAAGTACAGAATATATCAACCTTAGAGATATGGTCGAATCTCCTGTAAACCCAGAGCAGACAGAGCACGCTGCTACAGCTCCCACCCCACATTAGCTTCTCTCCAGAGAAGACATCAGCATTTTCCAGCCTACTCCTTTGCTCCAGCACAGGAAAACTTAATAATCCATCCTTCCAAATGATGATAGAAACTAAAGAAGGTGCCAAGCAAATAGAAATTCACAAGGTATCTGAAGAAATTCTTCTGGTACTTAACATACTTTGAGTGTTCTTAACTATATCTTACCATGAGCTGTAAGTACTTTTGCTTACTTCAGTAACAGAGTATAAGATCTAGAATTCCTATGAAGAACATCACAGCATCTTAGTCTACGCCTGGGCAATTGCACCCTATAGTTATAGTTCAGAAATTCTTCTGGTACTTAACATACTTTCAGCACAGAGTGTTCCAGAAGCTCTCTTTGTTCTGAACTGTAATTCTGTTTGATGGATTACATGTTCTCACCATTGTCAAAAACAAATACCAGACCAGGACATCTCATAACTGGTATCTCTTCTAGAGTGAAGTAATGCTTAGAGGTAAAATTTTCAATGGATATTTGGTGCTGAACTATGCTATGGAAGTAAGTTGATCCACTTACCCTGAATTCTATTATCAGACGTCCTTTTTCATATGGTCTGCGATAAATTGGCATACCTTCATTCAACACACACTTAATAGCCCCATGCTTCACAACCTGGCctaaaaaacagaacaacaaaaaacacaaaaaccaccaaaaaaccaaccaaacaaaaccaaaccccaatcAAAAAAAGGAAGGCATCTGTGAAGGCAACAGAAGCAGCTTGAACTCCCTTCAATATTAAAGGAACCTTCTACATTGTGGTTAGACAGCTACACCAATATAAAGTAGTCTAACAGCGACTTACTGCCTGGTAACTTCTGAGCAGGAGAGCAGGCTGATGTCTACATTACATTCTTGTAACCTTGTTATGCTTCCCACAGGAAGCATACTTATAAATTTATTAAGTGCTCCATCAgttccaaaactgaaaaagtggTTTTCAAAGACCCACAGCCTTCAGTTCTCATGAGGTATCCTCAGGGTACAAGTATGTCCATGAGCTATGGTCAGTTACTATATCATGCAAAGAGAAAGTTACTGCTGACTGCTATCCAAAAAtccatttttgtttaaagattTGTACTGCAAAGACTAGGAGAAGAAGCTTGATGCCAGCACACATCCCTTGTACATCAAGATGGGATGCTTCTGTTCGTTTAAACTGCCAGCTTACATTCACTGTATACTTTGAATTTGAGCAGGAAGTAAACCAACACTTACCAGGATGGGAGGTAATAATAATAGTTCTATTATCCAGCGTTGTAATAGGCTTTTGAAAGCCACATAGCGCTTCAACCAGTTGAATGTCCATAGGCATAAGAAGGTCTTCATCTCGTCTACAGTAGAACCAATCAAAAACAGTTACAGAAAGGGAGAGGCAGTAAAAGGATCATACCCAACTTCAAGACTTAACTTGGCAAGGACAATAGAGCTGTGATTTTAATAGAAGCCCGGACAATTAAATGAAGAATACTGAATATTGATGCAGCACTCCAAGCCAGCAATTACAGGAATGATACCCATGCTGAAAGCCATTACTGATCAAGCCTAGCTATCCAAAATGTAGAAGCACTTactgaaaaatacatacatacagcaAGGCTCAACTGCATTCAGTATCACTTCACTGCTCCTTCCTAATTCTACGAAGAATTATCTCTCAGCCTCCTAAACACTGCAACTGGGGCAATTAATCCCTTCCTTTAGGTAGATTAATACTTCCTTAAGTGCATCAGCTAGCTCTACGTTATCTGTTACACTTGCTTTCTGAAGATCTGGTACTAGGGAAGTTTGAACAGGTGATGGCCACTCTGGCTTATGACGAAAGTACCTTCTAGAAAGCACCAACGAGTATCTGGAAGAGATAATGTAATTGTTTTAATTGCCTATTCACTAGCACTGCCATACTCAAGTCAGAAGTCTGCATACACTGCAGGTTCAGGGGCTATGACATCCTCCAGCCTATTTGAAGAACTGAGTTATACTTCACTCATCCTGTTTTGAAGGTCTCTGAAAGGAGCCTTGCCCAAAGAGTTATTTTTAGACTCTGATGGGAGAAGGGGAACATTGCACTTCTCCCAGAAGCAGCATGACCTCAGCATAACCTCACAAGACCAGTAATATCAAGGGTTATCTAAGGACACCAGAACTGAATGCAGTGACGAGAAAGATGGACAAAAATAATCCAGCAGCGTTGTGACTTCAACGCTGGTTAGTTCAGGTAACCATACAAACAGCTTGGCCCAGACTGTCCCTTTGGCATACCCGATTCAGTATCTGTTTTCACTGGAAGATAAGAAAAATCAGCTGAGTAAGCTTATCCAAAGCAATCAGAACTGATTCTTAACCTGTAAGCTCAGTGTTCTCTGGCACAGAGTTCTGGCACCACCTTCCAGAGCTCAGCACCACACAGGACAGTCGGCAGACCAGCTGCAAGTTTCCCAATAATCTCTGACTCACCGTTCCTATTTACAAGTACAATGTCAGTGGCTGGTGTTAAGACAAATGTTTTCTCTAAATCCATTGACTCTGTTGTTACTTCTCcgaacagaagcagcaagacaCCAAGTGCAACACATTTCTGCTAGATGACTGGCATTGCTTCTAATCAGACCAAAATGTACTTGGATCAAGTGGACAGACTCATTTCACAAACATTAACTTGAAACAATGAGGCTTCAACACCAATCAGTACTGTCCAGTACACGAAATACTCGAGATGTGGTCAGTGCTGCTTGAGCCACTTTTGTTTTTGCAAGAGAGAACAGACAGGACTGACTACCCTGCCCAGCACACTCAGGCAGGAAACAAAGTATGGGAAACCACCTCTGGTCAGAAGGGTGAGTGTTATAGTCAGCAAGTTTGTCATAAATAGGATGCCTGAGGAAAAGTGAACACATTAAGTTTTCTGCACCTTGAAGCCAACTGGGCAGTGAACAGCTGCCCACACTAAATGGTAATTTTCTGAGGTAAGTGATGAAATGTTACCCTAGAAAGAGCAAGTAATCGTCACAAATATTCACATCTATGAAACAACATCTCAATATTTTACAAATTCTTAAAATTCAAGATTTGTAAACTCTTAATGACTGTAACTGGTTTTCTTTACCTTCCAACCCCTCCCAATGCCAACACTCATGTAAGAATACCTCATGCTACCAGAACACAAGTGGACACAACTAGTTTCAACAGGATTCCTGCACACCTGTGCGACTCTGGCCACTCAAACAAATTCACAGGTGAGTTCCAGGCATATGATCATATCTTCTGGTACTTCCAGTGGATAAAAGGCAAGTGGTAACCAAGGAAGCATGTGGACAAGCAACTCGGGGGTTAACATGAAGGAATTCCACAGTTTTTACCTTGTAAATACAGAATGGTCTTTCTGATCCAAGACAATAATAATGTCCCCTGGCTCTAATCCTGGCTCTTGGTCCCCTTCACCATGGAATGTTATTTTCTGACCATCCTTCATTCCTATTgtagaaaacaagcaaacatttgtcatctttttaagtgaaaagcagcagtaagaaatgtttttatagGCTGATAACTCTATCAAGGCACAAGCTGGTACCAGGAGATCTCTGGATCTTTAAATTAGAACATCACAACCTTCCCTTGAAGcattcatgttttttttaatccactcACACTTCCAACAGATTTTAGCAGTGTCAACCTGAAATACGTCTCAAGATCAGTATGCTTAATTGTAGTGCAAAACAGCCACCTGCCAAGATAAAGTCCTTAAGCGAAACATTATCAAAACAGACTTCATTACATGCACAatcactaaaaagaaaacaaacactgtgTACGAATTACATTTTGAGAGCAAATGACCAATcagctttttcagttttataaatatatacgGCAGAGCTACTTATGATCTCAGTGCCTGCTGAGTGAAGAATGCTCCCTAGGGCTGTAACTGTCATGTAAGAAACCCATTTCATCCCCCTTAAAAGTCTCTTCAACACAAGTCCTAGCTGCCTCATACAAGCTCACAGTGTTTTTTTGTATAAAGGGATAAAAAAGCGCCCTCTTCTCAGCAATTTCCCTGTTTAGAATGTCAGTAATATATCCCTACTAGTGCTCATATTTAATGTAACTGTAGGATTTTCCCCATAAAAACCAAATGGAGGCATTGCATAAGGTGCACTCATACATAAAACAGTTGCAGGTGATAATAAGGCGCAAGTATGTAGAAGCCATGTGCTTGTCACCTTGCTCCATCTTACAAGCTGCACTATGCCAGAGATTTCTCCCACCAGCTTCTGCGCAGTCTCATCAACAGAGGTGTATGTCACTCAACTCTGTCACTTTCTCCCGTCACTGTGAGGGTTCATGTATCAAGTTGCATTTTGCCAGGCAAAGCATACCTGCACCTAGCAGCACTGTCAGGGTTGCACAGTGAATAGAGCTCTAAGCATGAGAGGCTTAGTGCTGTTTCTGCACCCTGTTACTATAGCAGACCTGGTTCCCCTTCACACTGTAACACAGTAGAAGTGATCGGAGTCTGCAGGGTTTCCCTACAGGCAGGGAAAACTCATTAAGCAAGCCAAGCCAACAAGTGGTGAGTTTTACTTTAAACCACCCAGCCACCTGATGAAGACTCACTCCTATGAGGTTGCTCAAAAATAGTTCACTACTTACAATACTGCAGGTTTCAGAATTCATTCTTAGCTATGTGCACAGGTGTTAGATGCAAACATAGAGGTGATCAACCTTCCCTAGAAACAATGGCCAATTTTACTGCAAATGTATTCAGCAGCGTTGATCACCATATCAACAGCATGCATTTGCTAAAGCTTCTGTTTTAGTGCTGCAAAGTCAGTCAGAACATCAGAGTTTATTACTTCATCTTAGTAAGACACCTCACCTTTGTCAATGTGAACTTCTAGTATCTTCTTCTCTCTAACAATTTTTCTGCCAGTGCAGCTCTTACACCGGTCCTTGGGGCTGATACGCTCCCCATGCCCCTGACACTCCATACACACAGACTGGATTTGTTGCACCATTCCTGGCCCAATCTGGTGAATTCTGATCTGCATGCCTGTTCCTCTGCAATTAGGACAGCATTCTACTGCACCTTTCTTACCACCACGACCTGAGGAGAATGAAAATTCGGGACAGATGGTTATCCACtgccataaaaaaaaccctgaaaacttTAGAAGCAACTTGTGCCTGGTTTCAGTTTCACTGTTACCTTCACATTTGTCACAGATAACATTCTTCTGCAGTGCAAGTTTCCTCGTTGCACCATTGTACATATCTTCTAAACTTACTGATAACTGATGGACCACATTTTTgcctgtaaaagaaaacaggtaTCTACTCAAGTTTCAAACCTTCGTCTCCAAGTAACAGTAAACTTCCTATTTCATTGTGCTCAAGTGCCCATAAACCAAGCCTATGAGCTTTACACCCTGTTCTAGCTTTATCTTGTTTTGCTGCTATTAGTCAATTACCCATTCCTATCTGATATCAAATTAGGTAACAATTCTCATGGCTTTATCTGTAATGCTTCTCTCTTAGAATAAGCCAAAAGCTACTCTGTGAAAGCACTAACAGTAACAGAAACAAAGTATGTAGAACCTTAGACAAATGTCTAAGTTTTATAATGCAGGACTTCAGTTTTAACAAAGTGACTGAACATGTCTCCTCCAAAGAAGTGGGAGATACTGTCTTGAGTCAGCAGAGTACTTTCTTCCTCCCACCAGGGGACTTCCTGGAAGCTGAATtgagtaatttaatttttagacTCACAAATTAGTTACAACTTTAGCTACAACAGGCTTAATTTTGTGAAGGACAGCAAGTTCTGGTTTACTAAGAATACTTCAATAAAACACTAACATTTTGATACaaaccctttttcctttttctccctttgtcaTCAGCTCTACACTAAGAAGTGGTGGCTTCTTCGGCACTACTCTGATCCGGTTTAATTAACACCACAGTCTTTCCCAGCGTGATTAATCTGGACTTTAACTTCTGAGCAGCATTTTACTGCAGCTTCAACTGAATTCCAAAGAACagcacaagaaaacagaaagggttCACAGACTGAATTGGATTTGGCTATCTTACTTAGATATAGTTACATAGAACTAAAGAGCAAACTCACATTTAGACATCACATTTACAGTagctcagttaaaaaaataattttaagctaTATTAATGATTCTGTTTCCTCTTCAGTGTATTAGCATCCAGGCTTACGCTCAGCTAAAGGCTTTCCAAACACAGAATCTGGTTAGCTATTAACGTGAGACAAGGCACAAGAGACCAAACTACCACTGGATGAAACTAATGCCCTCCCCTGCTCGTTGAGAGTATTGAGGGCGAGGATCAAtgttttctctggttttaaGATCGAGCTATGACTTAATTTTAACACTATCTAAAGTCTTAAGCTGGCAGCATTCTCCTCGGCGACTTTGATCTTGCCTACCACGGGACCACGCCATAAAGTCTGGGGAAGTGTGGGAAGATAGCAGGTTACCTCGCCTTTCTCTCTGCATCCTCCCGCCGCCACCGAAGAACATATCGAATATGTCCATGGGCGACCCGAAGCCACCGCCAGAGCCGCCCTCTTTGATGGCCTGCTCGCCTCCTTTGTCATACAGGTCCCTCTTCTTCGGGTCTGACAGCACTTCGTAAGCTTGGGAAATCTGCTTGAACTGCGGGAGACACACACGTGCGCGCCGCGCCTCAGACACCCCTGAAACCCTTTGGGGCGCTGAAACCCCAAaaggcggccggggcggggggggctcccaACCCCCGGGATCACCctcccgacccccccccccccccccatcagcCGCTCCCCACGCCCTCCGGGCAgcgcccccagcccagcagccccctcccgccACCGACCTTCTCCCCCTCATTGGGGTTCTTGTCAGGGTGGTACTTGAGCGCAAGCTTTCGGTAGGCCTTCTTCAGCTCCTCGGCGGAGGCGTTGGGCTTCACGCCCAGCACATCGTAGTAAGTAGTCTCCTTCACCATGGCGGAGGGCGGCCCCTGGGCGGAGGGCGGCCCCTGAGCGCCGGGCGGTCCCGCACCCCGCGGCGGATCCTCGCCCAGACCAGATCCCGACTTTTCTGGAAAGTTCCGAGCCGGTCCCGCATCCGGGCGCTTTTGAGCCGGCGACGCCCCGCCCCGGAAgtcccgccccgccggccgccagGCCGTGGAGGAGGTCGCGCAACCAATAAGAGTGGGAGGCGGAAGGCGGCTGGCCAATCACTGCCGTCCCACCACAGCACAGCtcgcccgccgccgctgctCCCGGCGTGCACCGCACTGCGCATGCTCTGGCGGGCAGCCTGAGGGTAGCTGCCGCCATCGTCTACCTCTGGCGTTACGCGTGTGCACTGAGCAGGCCCCACCCCCGGCATCTCCGGTGCTCGGAGGTACCGAGCTGTAGGCGGGTACGCAGCGGCACCCTCGTCCGCCGCCTTTCCGGCCCCGTGGGGCTGGGTTACCGCCGGGCCTCAGGCTGCTTGCGCCGGGCCGCGCGCCGCGCCTGCCCCTGGTCACGCGGTCGCCGCGCCGCAGCAACTGATTGGCTGAGGCTGCTGGCGCGCGCGGTGAGGGCCGGGGACCCCAAGTTGCCATGGGGACGGGGCCCGGGGTTGCTATGGGGATGGGGCCCAGagacccccggcacccccagggCCGGTAGCCACCGCCGTGAGCGatccggcggggccggggcgctgcCGGCCGCCCGGGGGGCTAGTGGAGGTAGCCGGTGCCGGGCCCCCGCCCGGGCACGGCGGAGTGTGCGGTGAGCGGTGGCGGGGGCCTGTCGTGACCGAGGGGTTGCGGCTGGGCGGGCCTGACCGCAGGCCACACGTTTGTGAGTGAGCGGCAGCGCCGGTGTCGTGCTGGGGTCGGAGGGCTGTTTCCACCGGGATAAGCTGGCGGCAGAGCCGGGAGGAGTGCCTAgggtggggggcgcggggtcTTGGCTGTCCGGGGTCAGTTCGGTGTAAGCGTGAGCGTCCGGTCTTGTAGCATGGTCCATCTGCAgactgctgctggaggaagctGTCCCTCTCTCTCGCCCTTTCTGTCTTCTGCCGCCttctttgttttggtgggtAAGTTAATTTCTCAGATCGACTTTGATTCAGTGGGAAACAAATCACTTCCTGTGTGAGTAGGGTTTTCTGTCAGACGGAACTGTTGATCCAATTGATTATTCCTGTATACGATCCACGGATGTGAGAATGTGCGGTGAtgtagaaagaaggaaaataggaTTGCCCTCCCAACAGCAATTTGCTCCTAGATTATGCTAACACTTTGCCTTGAGTTTCAGAAACGTAGACCCAGTCAGCAGAAACGAATCAGATAATGAATGGGAACCTCCAGGACCCTGTCCCCAGGAAGGTGACCCCTCGGGAAGCCGCGTGTTAATAATGTACCGTTTGTTCTGCTCTGTAGCACAGTGATGCGTGTGTGCTGGCTTGtggggaaagagaaatgcagtCAGCGAATGAAACTGCCACACTTGGAAGCAGTTGTAATTGGGCGTGGCCCAGAGACTGGGATAACTGATAAGAAGTGTTCACGGCAGCAAGGTAAGGCTTAGCTCAAATCCCACTTTCTACAAGCAGCAGCAACCAAGCTTGTGAAGAGTGTGACATACAAGTATGGCACTTGTGTTTATCAATAAACATCATTCTTCTGTTTGGATAAATTACAGTGAAGCTAATGGACTGATGTTTTGCCCTAATTTGTAaacctgctttgagcaaggtCTAAATGGGATATTACAGGTTTGCCTTGAAATCTAAGCAGGCTTTCCATAGGCTTGCTTCTGCAGTCACTGGCTTATGGTCTCTTTTCTCTGCATGGTCCATAGTGTTGCCTCATTCTTGAAGTAATAAAAGTTTTTTTGTAAGTGCTTATGGAGATCTCTGGCTCCTGAAAAATCAGAGGAGACACCTAATAACATGAAGTTCACCTTCGTAATCTAAGGCATTGAACCTTTACATGACTCCCCAAGCCCGCAG encodes:
- the DNAJA1 gene encoding dnaJ homolog subfamily A member 1 isoform X1, encoding MVKETTYYDVLGVKPNASAEELKKAYRKLALKYHPDKNPNEGEKFKQISQAYEVLSDPKKRDLYDKGGEQAIKEGGSGGGFGSPMDIFDMFFGGGGRMQRERRGKNVVHQLSVSLEDMYNGATRKLALQKNVICDKCEGRGGKKGAVECCPNCRGTGMQIRIHQIGPGMVQQIQSVCMECQGHGERISPKDRCKSCTGRKIVREKKILEVHIDKGMKDGQKITFHGEGDQEPGLEPGDIIIVLDQKDHSVFTRRDEDLLMPMDIQLVEALCGFQKPITTLDNRTIIITSHPGQVVKHGAIKCVLNEGMPIYRRPYEKGRLIIEFRVNFPESGFLSLDKLSLLEKLLPTRQEIEETEEMEQVDLVDFDPSQKRKHHYNGEVYEDDEHHPRGGVQCQTS
- the DNAJA1 gene encoding dnaJ homolog subfamily A member 1 isoform X2, giving the protein MYNGATRKLALQKNVICDKCEGRGGKKGAVECCPNCRGTGMQIRIHQIGPGMVQQIQSVCMECQGHGERISPKDRCKSCTGRKIVREKKILEVHIDKGMKDGQKITFHGEGDQEPGLEPGDIIIVLDQKDHSVFTRRDEDLLMPMDIQLVEALCGFQKPITTLDNRTIIITSHPGQVVKHGAIKCVLNEGMPIYRRPYEKGRLIIEFRVNFPESGFLSLDKLSLLEKLLPTRQEIEETEEMEQVDLVDFDPSQKRKHHYNGEVYEDDEHHPRGGVQCQTS